Genomic DNA from Longimicrobiaceae bacterium:
GGCGGCCTCCGGGCCGGGCCCCACCTCCAGCGGGAAGAGCCCCCGGGCGCCGAGCGCCCGCTCCAGCGCACCCGCGGAGACGGCCTCCTCCGTCCCCCGCACGGTGCGCCCGGCCGTCGTGGCCGCCCGGTAGGTGAAGACCGGCACGGCGCTACTCCCAGCTCCGGATGTCCGCGTCTTCCCCCTCGCCGCCCTCCTTGCCGTCGCGCCCCAGGCTCAACAGGTCGTAGGTGGCGGGGCTCGCCGTCCCGGGGCTCCGGTAGACGTAGGCGCGCCCCCAGGGGTCCGCCGGGATGGCGCGGCGCAGGTACGGGCCGCGCCAGTTGCGGGGGCGGGGCTCCGTGGCGGGCTCCGCCTGCAGCGCGGCCAGCCCCTGCTCCGTGGTGGGGTAGACGTCGTTGTCCATCCGGTACGCGTCCACCGCCGACGCCATGAGCTCGATCTGGGCGCGCGCGGTGGCGTCCTTGGCCGAGCCGACGTGCCGGAACACGTTGGGGGCCACCAGCGTCGCCAGGAGCCCGATGACGACGATCACCACCAGGATCTCGATCAGCGTGAAACCCGCCCGGCCGGTCCTCGTCGCTCGCATGTCGTACCTCCGCAGCTCGTTCCTCAGGTCACCCGCAGCACCTCGGCCGGAGTGGTCACCCCCGCGGCCACCTGGCGCCATCCGTCGGCGCGCAGCGGGCGCATCCCTCTTTCCAGGGCGAGCCGGCGGATGGTGTCGGCGCCGCGCATCCGCCGCACCTCCGCCCGGATCTCGTCGTCCACCCTGAGCAGCTCGTGGATCCCGGTGCGCCCGCGGTAGCCGGTCCCCCGGCAGGCGGGGCATCCTTCCGCCTGCGGGGTCCGGTCCGCCGCGTACCCCGCCGCCTCCATCTCCCGCGCGGCGGCGGGCTCCGGGGGGACCCACCGGACGCACTCCCGGCACACCACCCGCACCAGCCGCTGCGCGAGCACCGCCTGCACCGTGCTGGTGACCAGGTACTCGGCCACGTCCAGGTCGATCAGCCGGGTCAGCGCCGAGGGGGCGTCGTTGGTGTGGATCGTCGAAAGCACCAGGTGCCCGGTGAGCGCCGCCTGGATGCAGATCTCCGCGGTCTCCGCGTCGCGCATCTCCCCCACCAGCAGGACGTCCGGGTCCTGCCGGAGGATGGAGCGCAGCGCCCGCGCGAAGGTGAGCCCCGCCTTGGCGTTCACCGGCACCTGCGCCACGCCGGGGAACTCGTACTCCACCGGGTCCTCCACGGAGACGATCTTCTCCCGCCCGGTGCGGATCCGCTCCAGGAGGGCGTAGAGCGTGGTGGTCTTCCCGCTCCCCGTGGGGCCGGTGGCGAGGAGGACCCCCTGCGGCCGGGCGGCGAAGCCCAGCAGGTCGGCCAGCGTGTCCGGGGCCATCCCCAGCCCCTCCAGGCCGATCCGCTCCCCCTCCGACTCCAGCAGCCGGAGCACCACGCTCTCCCCGTGCAGCGTGGGGAGGGTGCTGACGCGCACGTCCAGCTCGCGCCCGTTCGACCGCAGGCGGACACGCCCGTCCTGCGGGAGCCGGCGCTCGGAGATGTCCATCTCCGCCATGATCTTGAGCCGGCTGACCACGGCGGCGCGCAGGTGCGGCGGCGGGGAGGGGGCGTCCTGCAGCACCCCGTCGATCCGGTAGCGCACCCGCATCCGCCGCTTCTCCGCCTCCAGGTGGACGTCGCTCGCCGCAGCCTCCACCGCCTCCGAAAGGAGCAGGTTCACGAGCTGGATCACCGGCGCCTGGTTGGCCTGCTCCTCCAGGTCGTGCGCCGCGTCCCCGTCCTGCGCCTCGGAGCCCGCGGCGCCCGCCAGCCCGGCGATGAGCCCGGCGGCGGTGGTGTCCTCCGTTCCGTAGGCCTCGCGGATGGCGTGCAGCAGCTCGTGCTCGGGCAGCTCCCGCAGCTCCAGCCGGCTCCCGAAGAGCGCCGCCAGCTCCGCCAGCGCCTGGGGGTCCGGGCTCCCGGCGTATCCCACCAGGACCCGGTCCACCTCCCGCGCCAGGGGAAGCACCCGGTTCTCGACCAGGTACTCCTCCGTGAGCGCGTCGCTCAGCCGGGGAACCGCCGCGGACTCGGGAGCCGAAAGGATGGCCTCACTCACCGCCGGCCCGCAGCACCAGCGAGGCACGGTCGCGCAGCCCCAGCTTCAGCGAAGGGATCTCGAAGCCGACGTAGTAGATCCCCTCCTGGGGGAGGGAGACGCGCACCTCGTACATGCCGTCCTCCACCGGATGGGCCTCCACCCGCTGCTGCCACCCTCCCATGGAGGCGAACTGCACGCGCACGTCCGTGAGGCCGGCGAACTCACGGTCGCGGATCCCGTCGCGGACCCGGAACCGGAGCACGTTCTCGCCCTTCCGCAGCTCCGGCCGCGCGGGGACCGTCTCGACGCGGACCCCCTCGCTCGCCGCCGCCAGCGACGGGTCGCGAGCGACGCTGAAGGGGAAGCACTCCAGGACGACGGGATCCGCGGAGCGGAAGATCAGGTCGTAGACCCCGCTGCGCTCCAGCCGCAGCGACACCGAGTAGAGGCCCTCCTCCGTCTCGCGGACCCGGCGCGAGATCGTGCGGATCGCCTTCGGCTCGAAGCCGTAGGTGGTCAGCCCCCCGTGGGGGATGGGCATCCCCTCCATGTAGTGGTAGGAGTAGATCATCCGATCTTTGGGGTTGGCCACGTACACGGCGTCGTGCATCCCCGGGGAGGGGACCATCACCTCGCCCAGCCCCAGCAGGACCGGGCCGGGGATGGAGCTGCCGGCCGGGAAGAAGTCGTGCGGGCCGGTGCCCCCCGTGGTGGGGTCGTGGAGCGGGATCAGGTGGACGTTGGGATCGCCCGCCGAGCGGATGTAGGCGAACGAGGAGGTGAAGGCCACCTGGTCCGGCTCCCGCCCGAGCTGGACGTTGCGGACGCGCCGCCCGGACACCACGTCCAGGACGTCCACCTCCGTCTCGCGCGGGTTGAGGACGAAGGCCAGCCGCCCGCCCGGCGCCGCCGCGGCCCCGTGCTCCCCGTGG
This window encodes:
- a CDS encoding GspE/PulE family protein — its product is MSEAILSAPESAAVPRLSDALTEEYLVENRVLPLAREVDRVLVGYAGSPDPQALAELAALFGSRLELRELPEHELLHAIREAYGTEDTTAAGLIAGLAGAAGSEAQDGDAAHDLEEQANQAPVIQLVNLLLSEAVEAAASDVHLEAEKRRMRVRYRIDGVLQDAPSPPPHLRAAVVSRLKIMAEMDISERRLPQDGRVRLRSNGRELDVRVSTLPTLHGESVVLRLLESEGERIGLEGLGMAPDTLADLLGFAARPQGVLLATGPTGSGKTTTLYALLERIRTGREKIVSVEDPVEYEFPGVAQVPVNAKAGLTFARALRSILRQDPDVLLVGEMRDAETAEICIQAALTGHLVLSTIHTNDAPSALTRLIDLDVAEYLVTSTVQAVLAQRLVRVVCRECVRWVPPEPAAAREMEAAGYAADRTPQAEGCPACRGTGYRGRTGIHELLRVDDEIRAEVRRMRGADTIRRLALERGMRPLRADGWRQVAAGVTTPAEVLRVT
- the gspG gene encoding type II secretion system major pseudopilin GspG, which produces MRATRTGRAGFTLIEILVVIVVIGLLATLVAPNVFRHVGSAKDATARAQIELMASAVDAYRMDNDVYPTTEQGLAALQAEPATEPRPRNWRGPYLRRAIPADPWGRAYVYRSPGTASPATYDLLSLGRDGKEGGEGEDADIRSWE